The genomic region CGGCACTGTTTTTTTACAAAATCCTGCTTTAAAAATCTTTTACTCATGGCGCAGGCGTTATTGAAGGTAAACCGTACATTCCGGGATTTAAGACCTCTCCCAGCAAATTTTTTACGAAAGAAAAAATCTGTTCCCTGAAAATTAATGCAAGCCCAAGGGCGATTGCCACAAGAACGACAATTTCAACGGTATTGATACCTTTTTCATCTGAAA from Thermoclostridium stercorarium subsp. stercorarium DSM 8532 harbors:
- a CDS encoding Flp1 family type IVb pilin, with the protein product MKIMLRKLVSDEKGINTVEIVVLVAIALGLALIFREQIFSFVKNLLGEVLNPGMYGLPSITPAP